In Bacteroidota bacterium, the genomic window GCCTACGCGTCGATGATCGAAGCAATGGATGCCAGCCTGGGTGGATTGCTACATCAGTTGGAGGCACTGGATGTAGCGCGCAATACAATGATCATTTTTTTCTCGGACAATGGCGGATTGAGCGCGCACGCCCGGGGTATCACAACCGCCGGCCTGGGCAAAAACATGCACAACTTGCCCCTGCGAAGCGGGAAGGGGGCTGCCTACGAAGGCGGGACGCGTGTCCCCATGCTGATGTCGTGGGCCCGCCCAGATGGCAGGGCGGCGGTGCAAATCGAATTATCACTAGAAGCCGGCAGCAGAATAGTTACGCCCGTAATCAGCGATGACCTTTTTTCAACCATGCTGGCCATTGCTGGCACAGCAAAGCCGGAAGATCACCACGTAGATGGTGTATCCATATTGCCGTTATTGCATGGCGAGGCAATAGGGGATCGCGTACTCGGCTGGCACTATCCGCACAAGTGGGGGCCATTTGAAGACGGCACAGATCCATTCACTGCAGTGCGTAAAGGGGACTGGAAGCTGATTTACTTCTACCCGGACCAACGCTACGAACTCTACAATCTGGCCGCCGATCTGAGTGAAACCGCCGACCAGCGCTGGAAAGAGCTCGAAGTATTTGCAGACATGAAGCAGGCCCTGCGCACATGGATGGAAGAAACAGGCGCACAAGTCCCTGAACTGAGAGCGACAGGTGAAGCTGTTGCTATGCCGTGAAATCGTTTTGTCGTGTTTTGTGAACCCGCATCCTTCATTTGTCATACCCAACTTGATTGGGTATCCACCGGGATAGCAGAGAGCACTACTGCTCGCTCAGAAGAATGCCTTACTGTAACCTTGAAAAGGGCTAATTTCACCCCGGTCGTTCTCTGGATCCCAAATCAAGTTTAGGATGAGGTGGAGTGTGCAAGCTCACAAAGTGCCCTGTTTTGAACCATGATGCACATCACGATTTAGCATCATTTCCTGGAAAACCAGCCTTAGTTCAACTCAACCGTTTTGCCCGTCTTAAACGACTCGTCAGCTGCCAGCACAATTTTCAGGCTGTTCACGGCATCGTAAGCATGTGAGGTAAGGTCGACGTCGTTCAAAATCGCGTTCAGCAAGAAGCGTTGCTCCAATTCACAGAGGGCGTCGTGGTCTGGTTCGTCGGAAGTATCGATGAACTCATCCGGCTTGGCGAAGCTGCCGTCGGGATTGAGCGTGCTGTGGTGGACTTTGAGGCAGCCTGTGTTGGTGTGGCCACCGATATCGGATGTGTCCTCATCAACCTTCTCAACAATACTCACGCAGCCTTTGGGCCCAATCACATCTTTAACAAAGAAAGCCGTTTCACTCATCATCGGGCCCCAGCCGGCTTCGTACCACCCAACAGAGCCATCATCAAACGTGACCTGCAGGTGGCCGTAGTTGTACATGTCGGATGCAATTTCATCAGTTAGTCGTGCGCCAATGCCACTTACACGAACAGGTTTTGCGCCGGTCATCATGCACATGATGTCTACGTAATGCACTCCGCAATCCACGATGGGCGACATGGTATTCATGAGCTGCTTGTGCGTATGCCATTCTTTGCCGGCACTTTGCTGGTTCAGGTTCATCCGCATCACGAGGGGTTTGCCGAGGGTTTGGGCAGTTTCGATAAACTTTGTCCACGCCGGATGTACGCGCAGGATATAGCCAATCACCAGTTTCTTGTTGAGTGCAAGGGCTTTGTCTACAATGGATTGCGCTTCCTCAACGGTGTTGGCGAGGGGTTTTTCGAGGAAGACATGGGCGCCGGCTTCCAGGCTTGCAATCGCATAGGGTGCGTGGGTCTCGGGGTAGGTGTTGATCGATACCACATCAGGTGTGGTCGCCGCCAGGGCTTCGTAAAAGTCGCCAAACATAGGCAGGCCTCCGAGTTCTTCGGAAAGCCGCTCTCGACTGGCCGGAGTCCGGCTAACCAGGCCCACAATGTCAAACTCCTCGATGTTGTGGTAGGCCCTTGCGTGCGAGGTGCCCATGTTGCCACATCCTACTACCAGTACACTCAGTTTTTTGCCGGCCATCTTTACGTTATTTTGAATGGTGTATTTTACTGCCGCCCTAATCTAAACAAATAGAACCGCTCAGGAAAATATAAATGTCGATCAACCCACGGATATGCAGATAATTTATAACCCCCGTTGTCGAAAATGCCAAAATTTAAGAAGTGCGCTGGATGATGCGGGCAAAGAATGGGAAGAAGTAGCGTACCTGAAAAATCTCCTCGATAGGGATAGGATTGCGGAGATTTTTGACGCCTCCCCGGGAAACTGGCATGATCTCATCCGCACCAAAGAACGGATCTTTGTGCAAAAGCGCATCGAATTGAAAAGCCTTTCTCGCACAGAAGGTATTAAATTGATTTATGATCACCCTAGATTGCTGCAGCGGCCAATTGCGCTTAAAGATGGCGTTGCGTATATCGTACGTGATGATAGAGCCCTGGCTGATCTTATACAAGGCTAGGATGGCCTAACCTCTGAAAAAATAGATCTTTGTGAAGAAACGTGAGGCCTTGTGCTTTCGGGCAAGCTTTTCTTACTTTAAACGTGCTCATCAGTTGTAAACAGTAAAAGGAAGACGTTAAACCCATGGATGTGCTTCAGTTAAAAGGATTGTTGGCCAACACAGGATATGAATTGAGTTCTTCGCTGGGCATCCGGCA contains:
- a CDS encoding Gfo/Idh/MocA family oxidoreductase, coding for MAGKKLSVLVVGCGNMGTSHARAYHNIEEFDIVGLVSRTPASRERLSEELGGLPMFGDFYEALAATTPDVVSINTYPETHAPYAIASLEAGAHVFLEKPLANTVEEAQSIVDKALALNKKLVIGYILRVHPAWTKFIETAQTLGKPLVMRMNLNQQSAGKEWHTHKQLMNTMSPIVDCGVHYVDIMCMMTGAKPVRVSGIGARLTDEIASDMYNYGHLQVTFDDGSVGWYEAGWGPMMSETAFFVKDVIGPKGCVSIVEKVDEDTSDIGGHTNTGCLKVHHSTLNPDGSFAKPDEFIDTSDEPDHDALCELEQRFLLNAILNDVDLTSHAYDAVNSLKIVLAADESFKTGKTVELN
- a CDS encoding ArsC/Spx/MgsR family protein, whose translation is MQIIYNPRCRKCQNLRSALDDAGKEWEEVAYLKNLLDRDRIAEIFDASPGNWHDLIRTKERIFVQKRIELKSLSRTEGIKLIYDHPRLLQRPIALKDGVAYIVRDDRALADLIQG